The proteins below come from a single Miscanthus floridulus cultivar M001 chromosome 1, ASM1932011v1, whole genome shotgun sequence genomic window:
- the LOC136456859 gene encoding agamous-like MADS-box protein AGL80 — protein MARKKVTLQWIANDATRRATFKKRRKGLMKKASELATLCDVDACVVVYGEGETQPEVWPDVAKAAEVLARFRAMPELDQCKKMMDMEGFLKQRIDKLKEQLHKARRENHEREVTLLLHDAIVGRRPGLAGLSVEDIAGLGWMVENLLVGVKETLERHHQVQAAAAGAGKQPQGQQQDNVVVPPPTLQLQMPPQVSLQTLVPYSIGGGPAGQTDGVVHHQAPPNPNPHPQPHPHPQASWLMEVARAGGDLGALVYSGFGGGRGSFGGSAGAGGTSTSAAAADMLPPHLGNFGAGFGWPDAAGPSHFPPPM, from the coding sequence ATGGCTCGCAAGAAGGTGACCCTGCAGTGGATCGCCAACGACGCGACCCGGCGCGCCACCTTCAAGAAGCGGCGGAAGGGCCTGATGAAGAAGGCGAGCGAGCTGGCGACGCTGTGCGACGTGGACGCCTGCGTCGTCGTGTACGGCGAAGGGGAGACCCAGCCGGAGGTGTGGCCCGACGTGGCGAAGGCGGCCGAGGTGCTGGCCCGGTTCAGGGCGATGCCTGAGCTGGACCAATGCAAAAAGATGATGGACATGGAGGGGTTCCTGAAGCAGCGCATCGACAAGCTAAAGGAGCAGCTCCACAAGGCGCGGCGCGAGAACCACGAGCGCGAGGTCACGCTCCTCCTGCACGACGCCATCGTGGGCCGCCGCCCGGGCCTCGCGGGCCTCTCGGTCGAGGACATCGCGGGGCTCGGCTGGATGGTGGAGAACCTCCTCGTCGGCGTCAAGGAAACCCTCGAGCGCCACCACCAGGTCCAGGCCGCCGCCGCTGGCGCTGGGAAGCAGCCGCAGGGTCAGCAGCAGGACAACGTCGTCGTCCCCCCGCCGACCCTGCAGCTGCAGATGCCGCCTCAGGTGAGTCTGCAGACGCTGGTGCCCTACAGCATCGGCGGCGGCCCCGCCGGGCAGACGGACGGCGTTGTTCATCATCAGGCGCCGCCAAATCCGAACCCGCACCCGcagccgcacccgcacccgcaggCCAGCTGGCTGATGGAAGTGGCCAGGGCCGGAGGGGACCTCGGCGCGCTCGTCTACAGCGGCTTCGGTGGTGGGCGCGGGAGCTTCGGAGgctccgccggcgccggcggcaccAGCACCAGCGCTGCGGCGGCAGACATGCTGCCGCCTCATCTGGGCAATTTTGGCGCTGGATTTGGGTGGCCTGATGCTGCTGGCCCTTCTCATTTCCCTCCTCCGATGTAA
- the LOC136456849 gene encoding uncharacterized protein yields MEDRRHVVFIGVELSGGVELAAPVEKATAGPRAAEGRDGREARWRGRKMGCRALVQWRCRLAERRRDGEGGTVESAVAEAVHWSVLAALSRLYKYPTYVTQKNICSPPPLSLSPSRVFHSPTPLSLSPARAARQRPPRPLLAASLPHFFIHRPRFRPSSASGSAGLAVGAVRSNAAVFTALAAACVATYAIAVSRDPGHVPASFVPDVEDAGSPIHEIKRKGGDLRYCQKCSHYKPPRAHHCCVCKRCVLRMDLVELVLICSLETTTKMQSS; encoded by the exons ATGGAGGATCGTCGGCACGTGGTGTTCATCGGTGTAGAGCTCAGCGGTGGCGTGGAGCTCGCTGCTCCGGTGGAGAAAGCCACAGCAGGTCCGCGCGCTGCAGAAGGCCGCGATGGGCGGGAggcgcggtggagagggaggaagatgGGTTGCCGTGCTCTGGTGCAGTGGAGATGCCGCCTGGCGGAGCGGAGGCGCGATGGAGAGGGAGGCACGGTGGAGAGCGCAGTCGCCGAGGCGGTGCATTGGAGCGTGCTTGCGGCGCTGAG ccgcctctacaaatacccCACGTACGTCACACAAAAAAATATCTGCagccctcctcctctctctctctctccgtctcgagTCTTCCATTCCcctacccctctctctctctcgcccgccCGCGCGGCGCGGCAGCGCCCCCCTCGCCCGCTCCTTGCCGCGTCCCTCCCCCACTTCTTCATCCACCGCCCCAGGTTCCGGCCATCGTCGGCCTCGGGCTCCGCCGGTTTGGCTGTCGGTGCTGTTAGATCCAACGCCGCGGTCTTCaccgcgctcgccgccgcctgcGTCGCTACCTACGCCATCGCCGTATCGCGTGACCCGGGCCACGTGCCGGCATCCTTCGTGCCCGACGTCGAGGACGCCGGGAGCCCCATCCACGAGATCAAGCGCAAG GGTGGTGACTTGAGATACTGCCAGAAATGTTCCCATTATAAACCTCCTCGAGCGCACCATTGTTGTGTCTGCAAAAGATGTGTTCTAAGAATG GACCTAGTGGAGCTGGTTCTCATCTGCTCCTTGGAGACTACGACAAAGATGCAAAGCAGTTGA